Genomic window (Flavobacterium oreochromis):
CCTCCCCCTCTAATAGTAATTTCTGTATGTGCACTTCTATGATTGGGTTTATCAATAATATTGTACGTATCTGCTATTTTAAAATATATATTAATAAGTACAAATAATCCAAAAAATATAAAAATATACCCCATTAATTAAATGATTTAATTGTTTTCACAAGAGCTTCTTGAGCTGTTATAGGCAATTTCTTTATATTCAATTCTTTTTTAATTTTTTGATTTGAAACTAATAATGTAGATGTCATTTTTTTTAACCGAAGAGAATTTAATGGTATAGGAACATAGTCTCCTAATTTCGCAATTGTAAAGATAATCCATTTTGGAATTTTAAAATCTTTGCTTTTTATTCCTTTATTTTCTTTTATTATGTCTACTATTTGATTAGTAGCTACTGGCTGATCATCAGCTACATGATAAATTCCTCCCGAAATACTAGCTTTATTATCAATTATTTTTTGTATAAAAAAACAAAAATTATCAATAGCAATGAATGATCTTCTATTATTAAAGACTAATAAAGGATAAGGCATTCTTTTTCTGATAAACTTATACAACAAACTTAAACTACCTTTGTCTCCAGGACCATGTATCATAGGTGGCCGCAAAATTATTATTTTTTTCCCTTCAGGTATTTTTTGAGTTAATAAAAATTTTTCACCTTCATATTTAGAACGTGCATATATAGAAGTATGGTTTAGATTTGAATTTTCAGTTAAAAAATCATCTGAAACGATTTCCTCTACCACAGCTATTGAGCTAATATGTATCAATAATTGAGCATTACTATGTAAGAAGGCATTGTAAATTTTTTTCACCACTTGATAGTTTGATTCAAAAAAATCTTGTTCTGATACTGTTCCTTTATGATCATGTGCTTTTCCAATACAGTTAATAAAGACATCTGAATCTATTGGTATCATTTCTTCCCAATGGGCTTCTCTTAAATTCACATTATAAACCGTGTTTGTTAAAAGAGAAACAATATTTTTTCCTACAAAACCATTTGTCCCAAAAATGGCAAGTTTACTTTTTTTTCCGTACCAATATTCATCTTGTTGCATATTAAATAAGCAATCTAACCATCCGTCTAAAGACATCATCCTACGATCAGTATCCTCTAGAGCTACAAAGTTTTCTTTAAAAAAATCTTCATTAATGATTATATTTTTTCTATTTATAATTAATATATTATTAGGATTATAAAAAGGATAATTAATTATATCAGCATTTGTAGTAATTAATTTTTTTCCAGATCCTAATACCTCAAAAGTACGCATAGTTAAACCTACTTGTGATGGATGGTTAATATCTAAAATAGACAAAGTTTTGCTATACAAATTAATTATCTGGTTATGACTTAAACTATTAAAAGACACTTTATTTATGTCAAAATCTTTAAACGAACGATCAAACCTCTTTTTAAAATAAAACACTAATTTGCTAGGTGAAAAATAAAACGAATAATATTTTAAACTCTTTTGTTTACACCAATTACTTACTTTTTCACTAATTAAATATCTATCAGTGTGTGCTGATCCAATAAATAAAGAAGCGTATTCAAAAGAAGAAAGCATATTATCTTTTGAATTATTATATAATTCTTCATATTCGTTAGAAAAGAACAAGGGTCTAAAATGTAAATTATATTTTATAGCATCTGATCTATCAAATGTAAACTTCATATCAAAATAATCTAAATTCAATAAACCATTAGGATTATTAACAAATGAGTCGAAATTATAATAAATCGATTTAATTTCAGGGTTTAATGCTTTTACTTTTTCTAAAAAAAATAATGGAATTGCTTCACCTTTAATTACTAAAAAATAGTCAAACCTTTCATTTTCAATTTTTGAAATAATTTTTTTATAATAGGTATCGATTTGATGTTTGTATAAATTTCTATTAAAACGTATCAACCCTTTTGCTAAGATAGAGTTTGAAACTCTTTCGTCATAAAAAAAAACATTTGCCCCTAAACTAGTAAGTCTATCCTTTATTATTTTTTCATAACTAAAGAAACTTACAGATAAAAACAAGATTTTTTTCCCTTGTAAAACTTCCTTTACCATTATTTTAACAAACCTTTCTTCCGCATTTCATTAAGGGAACTATCTAATTTATCTTCGTTAATTTCTTGTTGCAAAACCCACTCTGTAAACTTAGCTATTCCACTCGTAAAATCCACTTTGGGTCTAAATCCTAATAAGTTATTAATCTTAGTTAAATCGGCATAATTATGACGTATATCTCCTAATCTAAAATTACCAGTAATAGTAACTGGCACTTCTATCATATAAGCTTTAATTAGAGTACTTGCTACGGCATTTACATCTATAGGCACTCCTGTTCCTACATTAAAAACCTCTCCATTAGCTTCTTCTTTTTCAATACCTAAGATGGTAGCATCTACAACATCGTCTATGTAAACAAAGTCTCTACTTTCTAATCCATCTTCAAAAATTTTTATCCCATTACCATTACGAATTTGAGTTGAAAAGATGGACAAAATACCTGTATAAGGATTTGATAAAGATTGCCCTGCACCATATACATTTTGATATCTAAAAGCTACTGGAGCAATACCTAAAGTAGGGCAAACAGTCATAATCATTTGTTCCTGATTTTGCTTAGTAATACCATAAACTGAGGAAGGATGAATTTTTGATTCTTCACAGGTAGCTAGCAATTCAAGTGTTTTTCCATCATGAAAATTAACTTCAAAATTACCATCAAGCATGTCCTTTTCATTTCTTTGTGTAGGATAAACAATACCCAACTCTGGATGTCTATATTTCCCTTCACCATATATAGAACGTGAAGAAGCAATAACAACCTTTTTTACGGTATGTGCTGGACTATTAGCTAAAACATCGAGCATAATTGCCGTTCCTTGTATATTTACTTCAGTATATTTTTCAATACAATACATAGATTGTCCAGTTCCTGTTTCAGCAGCAAAATGTACCACTATCTCTTGATTGGTTAATGCTTTTTCCCAATCTAAACGAGAAGTTACTGTACCTTTAATAAAAGTAACTTTATCTTTAATAGAAGTATATAAAGGAGACGTCTTTTCAGGTTTTTCACCGTGAATTTGAGGTGATAAATTATCTAAAACTGTAACTTTATATCCTTTATCAATTAGTTTCAGTGCAAGGTTGCTGCCTAT
Coding sequences:
- a CDS encoding NAD-dependent epimerase/dehydratase family protein, encoding MVKEVLQGKKILFLSVSFFSYEKIIKDRLTSLGANVFFYDERVSNSILAKGLIRFNRNLYKHQIDTYYKKIISKIENERFDYFLVIKGEAIPLFFLEKVKALNPEIKSIYYNFDSFVNNPNGLLNLDYFDMKFTFDRSDAIKYNLHFRPLFFSNEYEELYNNSKDNMLSSFEYASLFIGSAHTDRYLISEKVSNWCKQKSLKYYSFYFSPSKLVFYFKKRFDRSFKDFDINKVSFNSLSHNQIINLYSKTLSILDINHPSQVGLTMRTFEVLGSGKKLITTNADIINYPFYNPNNILIINRKNIIINEDFFKENFVALEDTDRRMMSLDGWLDCLFNMQQDEYWYGKKSKLAIFGTNGFVGKNIVSLLTNTVYNVNLREAHWEEMIPIDSDVFINCIGKAHDHKGTVSEQDFFESNYQVVKKIYNAFLHSNAQLLIHISSIAVVEEIVSDDFLTENSNLNHTSIYARSKYEGEKFLLTQKIPEGKKIIILRPPMIHGPGDKGSLSLLYKFIRKRMPYPLLVFNNRRSFIAIDNFCFFIQKIIDNKASISGGIYHVADDQPVATNQIVDIIKENKGIKSKDFKIPKWIIFTIAKLGDYVPIPLNSLRLKKMTSTLLVSNQKIKKELNIKKLPITAQEALVKTIKSFN
- a CDS encoding NAD-dependent epimerase/dehydratase family protein, producing the protein MKILITGGAGFIGSNLALKLIDKGYKVTVLDNLSPQIHGEKPEKTSPLYTSIKDKVTFIKGTVTSRLDWEKALTNQEIVVHFAAETGTGQSMYCIEKYTEVNIQGTAIMLDVLANSPAHTVKKVVIASSRSIYGEGKYRHPELGIVYPTQRNEKDMLDGNFEVNFHDGKTLELLATCEESKIHPSSVYGITKQNQEQMIMTVCPTLGIAPVAFRYQNVYGAGQSLSNPYTGILSIFSTQIRNGNGIKIFEDGLESRDFVYIDDVVDATILGIEKEEANGEVFNVGTGVPIDVNAVASTLIKAYMIEVPVTITGNFRLGDIRHNYADLTKINNLLGFRPKVDFTSGIAKFTEWVLQQEINEDKLDSSLNEMRKKGLLK